The following coding sequences lie in one Cannabis sativa cultivar Pink pepper isolate KNU-18-1 chromosome 5, ASM2916894v1, whole genome shotgun sequence genomic window:
- the LOC115716157 gene encoding putative glucose-6-phosphate 1-epimerase isoform X1, which yields MHGSSGGGSGNSSSSSSPRTYSVDLVKDRNGIEQVLLKNHRGASVRVSLHGGQVRSWMNERGHEMLFTSSKAIFKPPKPVRGGIPICFPQFGSSGTLEQHGFVRNKIWSIDNDPPPLPPKDSIGKTFIDLVFKPTADDMKIWPHRFEIRLRVCLGSEGNLILIPRVRNLDTKPFSFSFAFHTYFAISDINEIRIEGLETLYYLDNLKERECFTEQYTAITFESEVDRIYVRAENVVAILDHERKKSFIIRREGLPDVVVWNPWATKAKAIADFGDDEYKRMVCVDGAAVERPITLKPCQEWTGRLELTRVNSCLDDLSLLR from the exons atgcacGGTAGCAGTGGTGGTGGTAGTGGTAAttcctcatcttcttcttcaccaAGAACTTATTCAGTGGATCTTGTGAAAGATCGAAATGGAATCGAACAAGTTCTTCTCAAGAATCATCGAGGGGCTTCTGTTCGT GTGAGTTTGCATGGTGGTCAAGTTCGTTCGTGGATGAATGAGCGTGGACATGAAATGTTGTTCACTAGTAGTAAG GCAATCTTTAAGCCCCCAAAACCGGTTAGAGGAGGAATCCCAATTTGCTTTCCACAg TTTGGAAGTAGTGGAACATTGGAACAACATGGATTTGTGAGGAACAAGATTTGGTCAATTGATAATGATCCACCACCTTTACCTCCTAAAGATTCAATTGGTAAAACATTCATTGATTTGGTTTTCAAACCCACTGCTGATGACATGAAAATCTGGCCTCACCG TTTCGAGATTCGATTGAGGGTGTGTTTGGGTTCAGAAGGGAATCTAATCTTGATACCTCGAGTCAGAAATCTTGATACAAAGCCATTCAGCTTCTCATTTGCCTTTCATACATATTTTGCCATTTCAGATATCAA TGAAATCAGAATAGAAGGACTTGAGACACTTTATTATCTTGACAATTTAAAAGAAAGAGAGTGTTTCACTGAGCAATATACTGCCATAACATTTGAATctgag GTGGATAGAATTTATGTTCGTGCTGAAAATGTTGTAGCTATCCTTGATCATGAGAGAAAAAAGTCTTTCATCATAAGAAGAGAGGGTCTTCCTGATGTTG tgGTATGGAATCCATGGGCAACAAAAGCAAAAGCCATAGCAGATTTTGGAGATGATGAGTACAAGAGAATGGTTTGTGTGGATGGTGCAGCTGTTGAAAGACCAATCACTTTGAAGCCTTGTCAGGAATGGACTGGAAGGTTGGAACTCACAAGAGTTAATTCATGTTTAGATGACTTATCAttattaagatga
- the LOC115716157 gene encoding putative glucose-6-phosphate 1-epimerase isoform X2, whose product MESNKFFSRIIEGLLFVLHGGQVRSWMNERGHEMLFTSSKAIFKPPKPVRGGIPICFPQFGSSGTLEQHGFVRNKIWSIDNDPPPLPPKDSIGKTFIDLVFKPTADDMKIWPHRFEIRLRVCLGSEGNLILIPRVRNLDTKPFSFSFAFHTYFAISDINEIRIEGLETLYYLDNLKERECFTEQYTAITFESEVDRIYVRAENVVAILDHERKKSFIIRREGLPDVVVWNPWATKAKAIADFGDDEYKRMVCVDGAAVERPITLKPCQEWTGRLELTRVNSCLDDLSLLR is encoded by the exons ATGGAATCGAACAAGTTCTTCTCAAGAATCATCGAGGGGCTTCTGTTCGT TTTGCATGGTGGTCAAGTTCGTTCGTGGATGAATGAGCGTGGACATGAAATGTTGTTCACTAGTAGTAAG GCAATCTTTAAGCCCCCAAAACCGGTTAGAGGAGGAATCCCAATTTGCTTTCCACAg TTTGGAAGTAGTGGAACATTGGAACAACATGGATTTGTGAGGAACAAGATTTGGTCAATTGATAATGATCCACCACCTTTACCTCCTAAAGATTCAATTGGTAAAACATTCATTGATTTGGTTTTCAAACCCACTGCTGATGACATGAAAATCTGGCCTCACCG TTTCGAGATTCGATTGAGGGTGTGTTTGGGTTCAGAAGGGAATCTAATCTTGATACCTCGAGTCAGAAATCTTGATACAAAGCCATTCAGCTTCTCATTTGCCTTTCATACATATTTTGCCATTTCAGATATCAA TGAAATCAGAATAGAAGGACTTGAGACACTTTATTATCTTGACAATTTAAAAGAAAGAGAGTGTTTCACTGAGCAATATACTGCCATAACATTTGAATctgag GTGGATAGAATTTATGTTCGTGCTGAAAATGTTGTAGCTATCCTTGATCATGAGAGAAAAAAGTCTTTCATCATAAGAAGAGAGGGTCTTCCTGATGTTG tgGTATGGAATCCATGGGCAACAAAAGCAAAAGCCATAGCAGATTTTGGAGATGATGAGTACAAGAGAATGGTTTGTGTGGATGGTGCAGCTGTTGAAAGACCAATCACTTTGAAGCCTTGTCAGGAATGGACTGGAAGGTTGGAACTCACAAGAGTTAATTCATGTTTAGATGACTTATCAttattaagatga